AGCAACAACGGTGTGTCACGGCTTGCGACTGCTTCCTGCGCCAGTCGTCCGAGACCCGGCACGGCAAAGACGCTTTCGATCACGACGCTCCCGCCAAGCATGGAAGCTGCTTGCAGCCCCAGCATAGTCACAAGCGGAAGCAATGCATTGCGCGCCACGTGCCGCAACACAATGCGCGGGCGCGAGATACCGCGCGCTTTCAATGCACGGACAAAATCCATGCGCCAGATATCGGCCATTGAAGCACGCATGACACGGAGATAAAGCGCCAGATAGATCAGCGCCAGCGACACAACCGGCAGCACCAAATGGCGCGCTATATCGATGGCGCGAGCCCATCCTTCTTTACCGGAGGCAATGGTTTCGATCCCGCTCGACGGCAGCCAGCGCAACCGGATCGAAAAAAGGATCACCAGGACCAGCGCCAACCAGAAACCGGGAATGGCATAAAGCACAAGCGAGGCGACAGACAGAAAACGGTCGCGGAAGCTGCCGGGCTTTGCACCGGCCACAATACCCAAAGCTGACCCGACGGCAAAAGACAGCGCAGTCGCAGTACCCATAAGCAACAATGTGTTGGGCAGACGCTCAAAGATCACATCGAGAATGGGGCGATTAAAACTGACGGACCACCCAAGATTGCCTTGAAAAAGGGAGGCAAGATAAGCGCCAAGCCGGTGCCAGATTGACTGATCCAGCCCCCAGCGGGCGCGCATTTCGGCAATAGCTGCAGCATCGCCGCCAAAACTGACGGCATAGGCATCCACAGCGTCGCCGGGAGCTGTTTCCAGCAACAGAAAACAACCAATGATAACAATCAGCAGCACGATTATGCTGCCGATCAATCGTTTCCTGAAAAGAGCAAGAATCTGCGTCACGAGCCGACGATACTATCAACCTTACAGTTCGTCACTGTGCAATCCAGATATTCGCCCAGTTAGAGACTGCCCAGCGTGGATTGTTGGAGACGTTTTTCACGCGCTCGTTAGCGACCGTTATAAAGCCCCATTCGGCCACGTTGATGAGCGGGAGATCGCCTTCAACCAATTGCTGGAATTGATGATAAAGCGCAGTGCGCTTCTTTTCATCGATTTCATGCGCGGCTTTGGCAATCACCGCGTCCAGTTCTGCATTGGCGTAGCCACCCTGATTGGAGAACGGAACGCCCGCAGGAATTCCACTTTCAACCAGAATGGTGGTCGAAATAGCAGGATCACCGCGATAAACAGTTGGCGCGATTGCGAGATCAAAATCATGATCCGTATAAACCGCCTTCTGATGTGCAGCGGAATCATTGTTGACGATACGCGCATCAATTCCGATAACCGCAAGCGCTTGCCGCAGATAATCGCCAAACTGCTTGGTTTCATTGAAATAAGGTGCTGGCAGCAGTTTCAGCTCAAAGCGCATGCCATCATTACCGCGCTTGTAGCCAGCCTCGTCCAGAAGCTTGTTCGCCTTTTCCACATCGAAGGGATAAGCAGCGACATCGTCAGTATAAAACTGGCTGTCGTATTGCGGAACGGGTCCGGTCGAAGACTTGGCATAGCCAAGGAAAATGGTCTTCACCACAAAATCGCGATCAATGGCATGGGCTATTGCCTGCCGTACCTTGAAGTCTGCCAGTTCTTTGCGTCGATGATTGATCTCCACCACCAGCTGATAGGTAAGCGCCTCATAACCTTTGGAAACAACCGTCAGCCCCGGTACTTTTGAGATACGGTCGTGGTCAGCGAGAGGGACAGCAGAAAATGCTGCCAGGTCGATCTCTTCCGCTTCCAGCGCTCCAGCTGCTGCTGCACGGTCCGGCAGCACACGATAGATGATTTCATCAAGATAAGGCTCACCCTCAGCCCAATAATTCTCATTCTTCGCAAGCCGATAATATTCACCGGTCTTGTGTTCGGCATATTTGAAAGGTCCAGTGCCGATGAGTTTTTCATTGGCCGGGTTTGCAGCAATGTCAGTGCCCTCAAAAACATGTTTCGGTAGAACGGCAGTCAGCGCAGGCAGCGCATTGCGGATAAGCTGGAAGGGGGTTGGCTCACTGAAATGGAAAACAGCCGTATGCTCGTCCGGTGTTTCAACTTTTTCGAGCGTCTTGAACACAACACGTCCGAGGTTTTGTAACGGCTTCCAGACTTCCATCGCAGAAAAAGCGACGTCTGCGGATGTGAAAGGCGTATCATCATGCCACTTTACACCTTCGCGTAAATGGAAGGTGGCGGTCAGCCCATCGTCAGAACCTTTCCAGCTGGTTGCGAGGCGTGGCTCAAGACCATTCTCACCATCGAAAGAAGCTTCGGCGAGTGGCTCTATCACTTTGCTTGCAACGAAAAAGACACCGTTCGAAGCGACGATAGCCGGGTTGAGATTACGCGGTTCAGAATCCGCAGCAACAACCAGCCGCCCACCCTTTTGCGCCTTGTCTTCCGCCGCCGCCCATCGCGGTAAAAGCGGCAGAGCCACCAGCGAAGTTGAGCCAACCAGAAATGCTCTGCGCGATGCAATAAACCGAGCCATGCCACTGCCTCTGAAATTCAATTCCCGTTTTTCTTGTCTACACTGGCCTTGAATTAATTGCAGGGCAAATTCTGTCACCGTGGCAATAAATATCGAAAACTGTTCCTCTTTTTCAGAATGAACCTAATTTGGAAGCCGCAAAAAATCACTAAAGTTTGTGCGTATAAGCAGCTGAAATACCTCGCTTGCAGCTGAACTGTTTTTTCCCGTTCAGCGCATCTAAAGAAATTTTCTCCTTGCCAAACACCCACTCTTCCATAGATCATAGTTAATTATGTGTTGTCGTATTTCGTGAGGAGAATACTGATACGGCACATGCATGAAGAGCCAATATCAGCTCTTCTTGAACCGCATTTGCGGAGTCCTGTATCGAAGTTTCCGTAAATGCCTGAAGCTGAACCACCATTGGAAGAGAGGAAACAGAAATGTCTAGTTTGCTGCCCCCACTTCATGACGGTCACGCACCGATCTATTTGCATCACGCATTTCAGGACGCAGTCGATGCTTATGAGCACTGGAACCTGGAAACAGCAGAACCAGTCGTAGCAATCAACGGTAAGGTCACGCGTATAAGTGTCGTTTTCCGACGTTTGTGGAGCTGTACCGACACAGTGCCTCGTCATACGCTTGAAGCATTGAAGGACATCATTCCGTCCAATCTTATCCACACGGAGCGTTGGAAGGAAAACGCAACATTCGCGGATGCTGCCCACCTGATGCGGACGGCAATCGAATGGCGCAAAGCTCGACGGCTTCCCGTCCTTTGCTGAAAATTCGGCTACAGCATAATTCCTTAAACTTGAATCAGTTTAAGTTAAAATTATGCTGTAAATATAAAGTGTTAGAGCGACCTTTATGCGCCCAAGAGGGTGCACAGCACTCTAAAACAAACAGAGCGCCTCCCAATGGGGGCGCTCTTGCTTATTGGCTGATAGGCTAACCGTGCCAGTGTGAGCAGCGGATAACGCTACAGAAATTTCCGCGATGGAAATGCGGTTCTTTATCGGCGATGACATCAGCCTTGACGTTGCCGAAAGTCGTATCCGGCTTGTGCTTTATGCCGTCATAGAAGGCTTGAATGATATCTTCCTTGAACTTCGGCGAGCGCGGAAACGCTGTGACCACGGCCTCACGTTCGGCATCCGTGTATTGGTCATAGGTCAGTCCCAACACATCCATCTCAACGCCAGCGGTTACAAGCGCCACGACTGGGTGCATATGCTGCGGCACGCCCGGTGTCGTGTGAAGCGCGATGGCCGTCCAGACGGTATAGGCATCTTCATCTGAAATGCCGTGACTACGCAGGAAATCACGCGCAGCATGAGCGCCATCAACCTCAAAACGCTCATGGTCACTGCTGTGGCTCGGCATGAGGCCGATATCGTGGAACATCGCCCCGGCATAGAGCAATTCACGGTCGAACTTCAGTCCGCGCTGGAGGCCAGCCAGTGCACCAAAATGATAGACACGGCTGGAATGATTAAACAGAAGGTCTGTTTCAGTGTCACGGATGTAATCTGTGATCGCCCTCGCCAGCGTACTATCCGGGATCGCTGCGCCTTTACCGATAGAGGACATTGGTTTCTCCTGTTGTCTTGAGGGTTGTTACTGGTCAGGAGGATAGAATTGGTCTATTTTGTCCGCAATCGTCGTTACACTTTAAATTCGGACAAATAGAGATAAATGCGGACGCCAGCGCCAGCTAAGACAAAAAAGCATCGTTATGATTGCACTGCCTGGTGTCCAATTGCTCGATGTATCCGGTCCGCTCGACGTCTTTG
The genomic region above belongs to Ochrobactrum quorumnocens and contains:
- a CDS encoding ABC transporter permease produces the protein MTQILALFRKRLIGSIIVLLIVIIGCFLLLETAPGDAVDAYAVSFGGDAAAIAEMRARWGLDQSIWHRLGAYLASLFQGNLGWSVSFNRPILDVIFERLPNTLLLMGTATALSFAVGSALGIVAGAKPGSFRDRFLSVASLVLYAIPGFWLALVLVILFSIRLRWLPSSGIETIASGKEGWARAIDIARHLVLPVVSLALIYLALYLRVMRASMADIWRMDFVRALKARGISRPRIVLRHVARNALLPLVTMLGLQAASMLGGSVVIESVFAVPGLGRLAQEAVASRDTPLLLGVILTSAIMVIGVNFLVDLLYLWLDPRIAAGKAGS
- a CDS encoding ABC transporter substrate-binding protein, with amino-acid sequence MARFIASRRAFLVGSTSLVALPLLPRWAAAEDKAQKGGRLVVAADSEPRNLNPAIVASNGVFFVASKVIEPLAEASFDGENGLEPRLATSWKGSDDGLTATFHLREGVKWHDDTPFTSADVAFSAMEVWKPLQNLGRVVFKTLEKVETPDEHTAVFHFSEPTPFQLIRNALPALTAVLPKHVFEGTDIAANPANEKLIGTGPFKYAEHKTGEYYRLAKNENYWAEGEPYLDEIIYRVLPDRAAAAGALEAEEIDLAAFSAVPLADHDRISKVPGLTVVSKGYEALTYQLVVEINHRRKELADFKVRQAIAHAIDRDFVVKTIFLGYAKSSTGPVPQYDSQFYTDDVAAYPFDVEKANKLLDEAGYKRGNDGMRFELKLLPAPYFNETKQFGDYLRQALAVIGIDARIVNNDSAAHQKAVYTDHDFDLAIAPTVYRGDPAISTTILVESGIPAGVPFSNQGGYANAELDAVIAKAAHEIDEKKRTALYHQFQQLVEGDLPLINVAEWGFITVANERVKNVSNNPRWAVSNWANIWIAQ
- a CDS encoding HD domain-containing protein: MSSIGKGAAIPDSTLARAITDYIRDTETDLLFNHSSRVYHFGALAGLQRGLKFDRELLYAGAMFHDIGLMPSHSSDHERFEVDGAHAARDFLRSHGISDEDAYTVWTAIALHTTPGVPQHMHPVVALVTAGVEMDVLGLTYDQYTDAEREAVVTAFPRSPKFKEDIIQAFYDGIKHKPDTTFGNVKADVIADKEPHFHRGNFCSVIRCSHWHG